The following proteins come from a genomic window of Pseudomonas sp. WJP1:
- a CDS encoding ABC transporter ATP-binding protein yields the protein MSLLEIKNLNVRFGDKNATPVVDGLDLKVDKGEVLAIVGESGSGKSVTMMALMGLIEHPGIVTADSLSFDGKDMLKLNNRQRRQIVGKDLSMVFQDPMTALNPSYTVGFQIEEVLRLHLKMSGKQARKRAIELLEKVEIPGAASRMDAYPHQLSGGMSQRVAIAMAIAGEPKLLIADEPTTALDVTIQAQIMDLLLALQKEQNMGLVLITHDLAVVAETAQRVCVMYAGQAVEVGQVPQLFDIPAHPYSEALLKAIPEHSLGASRLSTLPGIVPGRYDRPQGCLLSPRCPYVQENCRVQRPALDPKSHSLARCFYPLNQEVA from the coding sequence ATGTCACTGCTAGAAATCAAGAATCTCAACGTTCGCTTCGGCGACAAGAACGCTACGCCCGTGGTCGATGGCCTCGACCTGAAAGTCGACAAGGGCGAAGTGCTGGCCATCGTTGGCGAGTCGGGTTCGGGTAAATCCGTGACCATGATGGCGCTGATGGGCCTGATCGAACATCCAGGCATCGTCACCGCCGACTCGCTCAGCTTTGACGGCAAGGACATGCTCAAGCTCAACAATCGCCAGCGTCGGCAAATCGTCGGTAAAGACCTGTCCATGGTCTTCCAGGATCCGATGACCGCGCTGAACCCGAGCTACACCGTCGGTTTCCAGATCGAGGAAGTGCTGCGCCTGCACTTGAAAATGTCCGGCAAGCAAGCGCGCAAACGCGCCATCGAACTCTTGGAAAAAGTGGAAATCCCGGGCGCCGCCAGCCGTATGGACGCCTACCCGCACCAACTGTCCGGTGGTATGAGCCAGCGTGTCGCGATCGCCATGGCGATTGCCGGCGAACCGAAACTGCTGATCGCCGACGAACCGACCACTGCCCTCGACGTAACGATCCAGGCGCAGATCATGGACCTGCTGCTGGCGTTGCAGAAAGAACAGAACATGGGCCTGGTGCTGATCACCCACGACCTCGCCGTGGTGGCCGAAACCGCCCAGCGCGTGTGCGTGATGTACGCAGGGCAAGCGGTCGAAGTCGGCCAGGTGCCGCAACTGTTCGACATCCCGGCACACCCGTACAGCGAAGCGCTGCTCAAGGCGATTCCGGAACACAGCCTGGGCGCCTCGCGCCTGTCGACCCTGCCGGGCATCGTCCCGGGTCGCTACGACCGTCCGCAGGGCTGCCTGCTGTCGCCGCGCTGCCCCTACGTGCAGGAAAACTGCCGCGTGCAGCGTCCAGCCCTTGATCCGAAAAGCCACAGCCTCGCCCGCTGCTTCTACCCGCTGAACCAGGAGGTGGCGTAA
- a CDS encoding peptide ABC transporter ATP-binding protein: MAVVLTARDLTRHYEVSRGLFKGHATVRALNGVSFELEAGKTLAVVGESGCGKSTLARALTLIEEPSSGSLKIAGQEVAGADKAQRKQLRKDVQMVFQSPYASLNPRQKIGDQLAEPLLINTNLSATERREKVQAMMKQVGLRPEHYQRYPHMFSGGQRQRIALARAMMLQPKVLVADEPTSALDVSIQAQVLNLFMDLQQEFNTAYVFISHNLAVVQHVADDVMVMYLGRPVEIGPKNDIYERPLHPYTQALLSATPTIHPDPNKPKIKIVGELPNPLNPPPGCAFHKRCPYATERCKTEEPALRPLDNRQVACHYAEQFVHGPA, encoded by the coding sequence ATGGCCGTCGTACTTACCGCCCGCGACCTGACCCGTCACTACGAAGTGTCCCGTGGCCTGTTCAAGGGTCACGCCACCGTTCGCGCCCTCAACGGCGTGTCGTTCGAACTGGAAGCCGGCAAGACCCTCGCCGTCGTGGGTGAGTCGGGCTGCGGAAAATCCACCCTGGCCCGTGCCCTGACCCTGATCGAAGAGCCGTCCTCCGGCTCCCTGAAAATCGCCGGGCAGGAAGTCGCCGGCGCCGACAAGGCCCAGCGCAAGCAACTGCGCAAAGACGTGCAGATGGTGTTCCAGAGCCCGTACGCCTCGCTGAACCCCCGGCAGAAAATCGGTGACCAGCTGGCTGAACCGCTGTTGATCAACACCAACCTGTCGGCCACCGAACGTCGCGAAAAAGTCCAGGCGATGATGAAGCAGGTAGGTTTGCGCCCTGAGCATTACCAGCGCTATCCACACATGTTCTCCGGCGGCCAGCGCCAACGGATCGCCCTGGCTCGCGCGATGATGCTGCAACCGAAAGTGCTGGTCGCGGACGAACCGACCTCGGCACTGGACGTATCGATCCAGGCGCAGGTGCTGAACCTGTTCATGGATTTGCAGCAGGAGTTCAACACCGCCTACGTGTTCATCTCCCACAACCTGGCGGTGGTGCAACACGTCGCCGATGACGTGATGGTGATGTACCTCGGCCGCCCGGTGGAAATCGGTCCGAAGAACGACATCTACGAGCGCCCGCTGCACCCCTACACCCAGGCGCTCCTGTCGGCCACCCCGACCATTCACCCGGACCCCAACAAGCCGAAAATCAAGATCGTCGGCGAATTGCCCAACCCGCTGAACCCGCCGCCTGGCTGCGCTTTCCACAAGCGCTGCCCGTATGCGACCGAGCGCTGCAAAACCGAAGAGCCGGCCCTGCGCCCTCTCGATAACCGGCAGGTGGCTTGCCACTACGCCGAGCAATTCGTGCACGGCCCGGCATAA